A segment of the Fusarium oxysporum f. sp. lycopersici 4287 chromosome 4, whole genome shotgun sequence genome:
TGCATAACACAAGAGGCACGAAATCCTCAAGCTGTGGGAAGTTAAATCCACAAACGCACTTGACGCCACGCAGTATGAACTCTATGGAAACGTGACCAAAAGAACATGGTCCGTTCACAGCCTATCTAGAATACTGCCTCAAGTTTGACAAAAGAACATGTTTAATTGTTACTTTGTGGTTCGACATCTCCATCAGCTAGCTATCAATGAACCAACGACACTGCGGGCGAAAGGCAAGATAATGCTGCATCTCGTACTCCTACTTCTTAAAAGCCCCATTGGACATCTCATCCTCCAAATCATAATAAACCTGAAACTCACAGTAGCAAATCTCAGGATCACTCTCGACGTCAAAGTTGAAATTggcctcctcgtcctcaatCAGAACCTTGGGCATGCCATTCGCCGCTGCAGCCTCGGCGAGAAGTTGGACACGACAACTGTTCTCCATAGACGTGTACAGCCATGCTGCCTCGTCCACAGTCTGCCCAACCGTGAGAATACCGTGGTTTCTTAAAATGCAGCCTTTTCCTTTGGGGCCCATGGCTGCTGCGATGCGGTCTCCTTCTTCACTACCTAGCACGACGCCGCCGTAACTGTCGTAAACGCTGTGCGCATCGCCTCGAAATTTACACGCGTCTTGCGTTAGCATTTCGAGACGTTTGCCGAACACAGACCATGCTTTTCCATGAATACTGTGACAGTGACAAATAGCGTGCACATCACTCCTAGCTTTATGAATAGAAGCATGGATCAGAAACCCCGCTGTGTTAGGCGGCCTTGAGCGGTTCCCCCCAATGACCTCTCCCTCGAGGTTAACGAGGATCATATCGCTAACTTTCAACAGACCAAAGTGTCGTCCGAGGGGGTTCGTCCAGAAAGCGTCGGTGAATTCTGGGTCGCGCACGGAAATGTGACCGCTCATGCCTTCAACGTAGCCTTCACGGTGCCAGTGGCGAAAGGCGGCGGCCATGTGCTCGAGCTGCCATTGGCGCTGGGAGGAGAAGTCGGGGTGCGAGGGGATGCCGCTGAGGACGACATCGCCGTGAGACATTGCTTGCAGGGGGGTTTTGTCTTTCAGTTCATGACCGTGGGTGGATTTGGGCGCGATGGTAAGGGTGCCGCTTTGGGCTTGGATGGTAGTGGTTGCAGACATGATGCTAATTGTATAGTATGAGCGAGTCTGATGATGATTCTTGTCACTGCCTGCTCAGTACGATTGCTCTCTTTTATGTCTTTGTTATTCTTCGTCTATCATTGGCGTGCGCCCTCTAAATACCCTCTGCTAGTCTTGATTGCGGGGAAGCGCCTCGTTCAGCACAACTGGTGCTTATCATAAGCGGGGCCGGTAACTGGATCCGGTTCATGTAGTATTGAAATATGAGGATGAAAAGCGTCATCTACAGGGCGTGGGCAGTAAATTGCAAGAATTGAGGAGTCAAGAGAAGGCGCGTAAGATAAGGATCCTTCGAGGTCTGACCAAGACCAATTACACACGACGTATCGCCGTCATCAGGTACACGGTCCGGTCACGAAACGAGGTGGTCGGGAAGTTTATATGAAGGTTCTCATTCCGGGTCACGATGATATCCCGGTTGCGCTCTTCCATTCTCTCTTTGCCTTCCATATCGCACTGCTACCAAGCCGGACCAATTCCGATACGAATCTATTGAGCTCGTGAATGCAGTCCATGTCATCATTCGTCAACTCTTCCATCGCCATATCCTGGAATAACGTTGTACACCCCGCCAAGATATCAAGGTCGCTTCTAGCCCGCTGATCTAAAGGATGGATCAGAATGTTCAGGAACAGCGCCGTGGCCGCTATGGGAGGGTAGAATGCAATGTGACTGTAGATGTTAGCACAGGGTGAGTGAGAGGAGACGCATTCCGCATACCCAAACACATTCTCCTGGAGGATATCGGTATGAGACTTGAAGATCTGGAGGGTAGTGCGACTCGCTTCTAGAGAGATGTCACTGCTTGAATGATAGACGCTGTGTAGATCGTCGGGGAGATTGTCATGGACAGCATACACTGCGCCGCATCTTCGAACAGCCGTGTGAATCACCGTGGTTAGATAATTGTGCTCGAGCTGGAGGTGAATACATCTTGTCCTTTGTGGGAACGACAGTTGCGGATTGAACAGCGGTTGGTCTGGAAGGACGGATAGCTTTGGCCTGTAGTCCACAGGGATGTTCGAGCGCCATGACTCAAGATCAACGTCTAGTTGGCGAACGTGACAGAGAATAGTGCCATCTGATAGGCTCGAGTTGTCGAGAGAGCAGAGAAACAGACATAGCCTTTCTTTGAGTTGGGAGAGGTCCAGGTCTTGGGGAAAACAGACAGTATCGCCCTTGGAAAAGATCCCATCTTGAGGAGTACCGGGTCCAGTGGCTGGCCCGTCACATATCCTAGCCCGATCATCCGGCAGTGTTAAGTCACAATAGCCTCTGGTGATACAAGGAGGTCTACCAGATCGCATGGCTATGTCCTTATCGAAGATGTAGCATAGCCAGAAGAGGTTCCGGATATGCCTGCGCCGGCTTTGATCAACGGCGCTATCCAATCCGCTTGGTGTAAGGGGATGTGAAATATGGCCTTTGAGATCGTATAAAATACGGCAAGCATGGGGATGGAGGGTGGCTGCAGCCTCCCACTGACCTGATAGTAGGTGGCTGATTTGCTGTACGTTGCGTCAGAGTTGAGAAGAGCAAGGCTTGATAGAAATTCAACTTGCCAGCATGAGAACTGTTTGTAGAATTTCCAACGTACTCTGACTGATGGCTTGGGATAAATAGCATTGCGATGCGCGTACATagacatcaccatcacaagACTGGGCATGCGCACCCCTCAGTCGTGAATTCATGGCCATAAATGCTAAAATACACGCTTGCGATGAAGCCTTTCCCTCGGGAGAAGGGTGTTGAGAATCAGCATAAGCTCCTAGCAAAACCTCTTCAATCAGCACCGGGTCGATGGTAGGGTATACGAGGCGCCCTGGCGAGCTGAAGTACGACTTCAGAGACTCCTCAACTGCGTGTCTGTCCGGGAAGTTGAAAAGCGCCGAAGAGGTACTGGAATTGCCTGCTTGCGAACCAAAGAGACGGAAGCCATCCAGAGAGATATTTTCGCCTACTTTGGAAAAAATCCACTCACGGCCTTTGGCTGAGTTGATAGGTATGCCTTTGAAGTACCAATGTTGCCCGAGACATGTCCAGAGGGTCGTTGGCGTTCTGTCGGTAGTATTACCAGAGCCTGCACTATCCTGTTGTGAGTATGGAGAGATACAAAACGAACTAGCATCAGAGTGAACTCTTAAGGTTGAGTATGGAGATGTCAAATTGACAGTTGGAGTCGATGCAGAGACAGTTGAAGATTTAATCTCAGAGCGCATCTGCAGGAGAGCTGCTTCAAGCTCCGTAACGCGACGCTCCAGTGTCTGAACGTGGCTCGAGAGTGCAGCGCTGCAATAGGTCAGCAGTGTGATAGTATGGTAGCAATACTATGGACTTACCTCGCATCGGACTTCCTCTGGGACTCCCTCTTCACAGCACACTCAAGGTCATGATGCGCACACCATTCACACGGTTGTTCGGGATCCGGTTTGATACATTGTATCTAATCACCTTGATTAGTCTAAGTCAGGGTAAAGTAATTGATCATGGCACCTTTCGCTTGAAGCAAACGTCACAGGCTCGCTTTGGAGGCATTGAGTGGTCTCGATGATTGATAGCGTCCATCGGAGAATCGGACTCCGTGGTGCCTTTAAAGACATAGGCCATGGCTTCGAGCTAAAGAACTGCACTAAGCCTGAATATCACAAGTGCGGTGGCTTCTCGCCGTTAATTGGTAGACTTTTAGTATGATGGAGTCACGGAGTCCGTATGCCGCTGACATGACTTGAATGTGGAGTTCTCAGATTCTTGCATAAGACAATCATCTTTATGTGGATAAGCTAACTAAAATACCCTGAATACCTAGAAACGCAATGTCCAAACATCACCTAGTCGCTGGTTATCCTCCCCAAGACCCCCATGAACGATTACAACATCTTTCCCATTCTCGTCCCGCGCAACATCAGCGTCGAACCAACCCCTAGCAACAGGTCTATCATCACCAATCTCCACTCTCTGCCAGGTACTTTCCTCAATGTCAAAAGCCCAGACGTCAGACAGCATCTTTCCGGCCCCAGCGTGGCCTAGAGCGCTTGGGTCTCTCTCGCCAAACATGGTGATCAAGAAATTCTTGCCCCGCACTGTAATTGACAGAAGACTTGCTACACTTCGTGCTTCAGGaccttcaacaccatcggGTTTGTAAGTCACCGTAGACCATGAGCCAGTATCAATGTTATAGATGTCCAGGGCGCCACCCTGTTCTGTCGTTCCATCAAAGCCGTTCATGCGATACAGCTTGCCATCGTGAAATGCGATGGAGGAGCCACCGCGCGCAGGTCCTGGTGCAGAAGGTAACTCACTCCAAGCCCGTTTGGTCACGTCAAAAGCCCAGAGGTCGTTGAGACGATTCTGTTCAGGGCATCCAGAGTGGAGGTAAAGCTGATCAACTCCATCTGACGTTATACAATGGTAGCTTCGACCATCTGGGAACAGAGCAGAAGGATCAGCGGGTTTGATAAAGTCCCAGGTATTTTCGATTATATTGTAGCGCCAGATAGCGCCTTTTTCTTCAACTGGCTTCATTTCAAGGCCTCCGCGTCCGGAAAAGAGGAAGATGCTGCTTCCAATGGTGGTGCTCGGGCTGCCAACTCGAGGTGAGGGAGCGTCGGCAGGAGCCGTAAGGGTCTGGGCACCATGCTCTGTGAAAATCAGCAAGGATTAGATAGTATTTGACTGCTAACATACCCTGAGCATCAAGGCTGACAACATCAACTCTGTTATCAACCGGTTCACGTGGAAGCAACTCGCCGCCAAAGATATAGATCTTTTGATCGATGGTGGAGACGGCTTGGGAAGATCGGTAGAGGCGCTTGCTGGAAGTGATGCGAGACCAAGCGGCGAGAGGAAGCTTGGTGGAAGCCATCTTGAATATTGAAGGGTACTGAGGTACAAAACGAAAGATGATTGAAGGGTTTGAGAATCTGTCTAGTTGACAGGAGGAAAGCTCTgtatttatattcttttgAGCACCTTGCTGGGCTCTAGATATCAAGCCGTCTGGAGACAAACTACGCAGATCCCCAGTAATCTATGGCTACTATTCATATCGGAGAGAACGGTCCGCTTAGGTAATGCTTCTTTAGGCACTACTGTAGACGGCTACCAAGGTAGCTCACTCAACCCGTTGAACATAATTATCTGTTTTTGTTTCACTAAACTAGAAGTTAGCTGAGACAATGCTAAACTTCCAGAGATCGGGGATTACGCATCGGATTACACGTATAATTCTGAACAGAGCCTATACTATCATTCCATAAATATTGATATGCGCTAGTACAATGTTATGCGACTCCTATTAGCCCTACCCTCTACAATGGATATTACAGGTATTCCAAAACCCTTACCCCGCTGTCCCGTGAGAAAAGCACAGCTAACGACTTGGTACCCATCACGATATGGCCGCAGGATAATGGGTACTCTGAGCCCGTGTAAGATCCATAGTTCATCTCTGTCGGTGATTGAAGAAAGAGCTCCGCCTTGCCATCCCTGGGCGGTATAGAATCCCGCAAACAGCCCTTTCCTTGGCTCTAGCCATATTTTTGTGATAAATGTTCCATAAACCCTTAGTATGTGTGCTTGTGTCTGCTGGATCGTGTCTGTGATGGTTTCAAAAGTATATTCTGGAGATTCTTGGGGTATCCAGCTCAGGCGGTAGAACAGCTTGTTCCCTGGATGATTATCTCGAATATCCGAGGCTTCAGTACTGGTCCAGTCGACGACCCATGAAGGCACATCGAGATTCCTAGATCTAACCAATGTAGTAGCTTGGACTATGATATACAGGCTATTTTCCTTCTCTATGATTGCCTTGGTAGTCATAATCATGACCTGGGCTGCGGTCATATCGTGTGAATAGTCGGGGGAGATCTGATACCCCGGCGAAGCTAACCCGACAATGGCATATACCCGATCACGATCATCGGAAGACCTGCAAGATCGCGAATGTGATAGAAGAGCCTTTATATCCATACTTCCACCCCAGCGGATCTTCATCTTTAGAGCCATCCCCACATGATCGACTTGACGATTAAGGTCTCTCTCGTGAACAATGTTGAGAATACGGCAAAGTTGGCGATCCTCAGGACAGCAACCGAAAGGTCTTCGCGCTCCAGGAAGTAATTCCGATATATCAGGACGGATCTATGTATCCCGCAAAAGGATTGCATGGTTCTCCAGCACTGCTCCCATGAGACGAAATAGTTGCCGAACATGAAGGTGACCTGACTGGATACCAGGAATTCCTGGCAGATCCAAGCTCGGTTCCACCATGGGCTGGACAATACGTCGTAGAATGCAATCCACCCATTCACAAACTTCTCGATGTGGATACTGTCCCTGAGATAGTCAAGTATGCGAAGCCATTGTTGTTTATCATCCCCAACACGCTCAGATTTGAAGGTGTTGGATGTTTCCTTACTTTTGCCGAAATCGTCTCTTGAGTTGGTATTATATTCGTTGTCTGTTTCGTCTTCTCTGTCGTAATCAAATGgttcatcgtcttcttgagaaggaaCAGCGTCGCACAGGTCGATCAACCACTTCATTCCCCTCCCACTAGTTTTTGATGCCGATAAGCAAGCCAGTGTGCGTTCCGCGCCCTGGTAGATGTCCGTCATGAAGCCGACTTGGTGTGATCTCTCGTTCAAGTCTTGCTGATTGATGCATAACTGATCGATCCAAAGTCGAAGTGGGGTTTGCCTTGCGGATCGAATCCAATAACGGCGAGCGAGTACCAGTGCATGATGTAAGTTCGCAAAGATGTTGCATCTTACCCCGTTCACCAAGATGTCCCTTGTGTCGATCGGGTCTCCTGCACAATAGGATAAAGCCAAATACTGCTTTCGTGCGTCGGTTAACAACGTCGCAGGCAGTAGCTTGCACTCGAGTATACCGCCGCCAGTTTGAGTAGATAGTTCAATGAGTCGAATCTCCCGCTTGCTTGCATCAAGACTCTTGTACATATTCGCTGAATAGAACCTCGCATTCTCTGGAGTTTTGAAGATATCAAGTCCTGGTGACGGTTTGCTTGGACTGTGAACTGGCCCTGCCTTTGTCGCCATTGCGAAGTGACCTGTCTTCCAGAATGTTGCCGAGGCCTTAGCAGAAAGTGAGAATATAGATCAACTGGAATGGACATGCAAGTTTGAATCTCAGATGAGAAATTGTTTTATTGATTTAGTTGGCATTTAGGCTATGGTTGGGGTCCCTGATCCGCCTTCTGGTATGCCTTACAGCCTAATGCTGACATGGTGGGCAGGTTGAAAACGAGAACGCATGACGTCTAATTGGTAACGCTATCTACTCAGGTCAGGTATCGGAAGTTCTTGCTCTGGTCTCCCTCGTCTGCAGCATCAACCTCAGCGTCGTTATCCAAAGGTCCATAGAGTTTTTCGTTACGCTTGTTCTCTTTCTCCAGGGCGAAATGCATGAACAACGCCAGAATGACAATAGCACCGCTCATACCACAGCCAATTGCGCAACCCTTGACAAAGAATGGTCTACCCCGTTGTTAGCTATATTTCAAGCACAAAATACACAAGTGGCTTACGAGTCCTCTTTTGGAAACATGTAACTGCTGAGGAGAGACGAGCATTGCCCAATTATCAACGTAATGGCAAGACCTGCTCCCTTCTTTAAATCGCGTCCCTGGTTATTGAGCAGCCACGTAATGTTGATGCAGAGCGCTGGGAAGATTCCGCAGGCTGCGAGCCATACACCAGCGTATCTGGGGCCCGGGCGATGGATATCTTGTATACCTGCAAGCAGACCATAGCCAACGGTGGCCATGGCAGCAAAGCCAGCTACGACAAACCCACGATTTCCGCACCGATCTGAGAAGAACGCAGCTCCCATACAGAGAAGGAACGCCGTGAAATAAGCCGGCGCTGTGAGTCCCTGGGCATTGATAGAGCTGTAACCCATGGCACTGACTATCGTGGGAAGGAAGTTGGACAAAGCTGCAAACGAAAAGTTGCAGCAGAAGTGAATAATGGAGTGGACGTAATTCTTGTAGTCGAGTATTCCGGCGAGGATTTGTCTCCAGTTGACGTTCTTCCTGGCTTTATCGGGACCTTGTACGCGCTGAACGGCGAAATATCTTTCCTCTTCAGTGAGAAACTTGGCGGTTGCGGGGGAgtcgatgaggaagaagtaGACCACGGGAGCGAAGGCGATGGTCGGTGCGCCCTCTGCCTCAAGTCAGTACGGCCATTTATGCTGGGGATGATCTTACCGATGATGAATAATAATCTCCATGGGGCTAGAGACCCTTTTATATGGGTGATGCCGTATGCTAAGCTTGACGCAAAGGTGTTTGCCAGAGGAGACATGCCAAGTAAAATAGACATCCGGAGACCCAGCTCTCTTCTTTTATACAGACACGATAAGAAGAATGGAGCACCAGCGCCAAACGTAGCTTCGAAGATACCGAGGAAGATGCGCGTGACTATCAATTGGGTCATATTATGCACTGCCCCAGAACACATTGCAGCCGTTCCCCAGCTTCGCCTCTGTTAGCAGTAAACATTGCGAACAAGCTCCACGAGACTTACCAGACACAAAGGATCGAGACATAGATATGAGCAGGGAATATCTTCCAAAGCATAGTCGTCCACTCAAACAGGATATACGCGATATAAAACGAATTGAGAACCCACGACCAGTCATCGGAGCTTAGGTTCAGGGCTTCTTGTGCACCGGCGGTCTTGGCGTTGCCGATGTTACCGCGGTCGAGGTACGATAGGACGTAGAGACAGCAGACGACGGGCATGACGCGACGGTCGAACTAGATTTGGCTTATGAGTTGGGAGTTGGAGcttggagattgagaagagagCCTGGCCTTACGGCGTGTCTGATCCTTCGGTCCATGTCGGGCGTTGAGAGGAGAGGTTGCGAACCCGTTGAACCCCTCATGTTGTCTGCGCCATCTGTGCTGGTCTTGTCTGGATCCATGATGTCTTCAATAGTGTACGACACTGAAATATCGACAGATCTTATGGAACGCTCGACCTCTGTGACTTGGGTCCCAGACTTTATCTCTGTCGTGTTTGCTCAGATATAAATTGTAGAAAGAAAGGTGTAAAGAGCAAGACGGAGAAAAGACACGGCAATTGACGTAGCTTGCCCTGGTACCTTGATGTCGATCATTGCCTGTGGATATCTCCGCAAGAGATCGGCAGTTGGAAAAGTGGGGATTCGGACGGCCCGAGCGGGCGTGGACTCTCAATGCCGCTCTGTTGAGCTGCGTTTCTTCCGTGGATTGCTGTTGCAGTCATTTACTATAGCCTTTATTCATGGGTGAAGTCGGCATCTATATCCATATTTGACTGCTTTGGAGTCCCCAGGAAGCCGttttcttgatctcctttGCTACCGGCTGTGAGCACGATGTATTTCAACGTCGTTACAGTTAATCATTTGCAAGATTTCCAATAGTTGTTACGACGCTACGTTCACTTTGGCTGGGCGCATAATATTGTCAGACTCACAGCAGGTCAGTGTAAAACTTTGCATGAACTCTTTAAATTTAATACAATCTTCTTATCAACAAGTAGCGCGAACCGCAAGGACCCGGCTCTCGTATCCGAGGATACAGCTGTAGGGTACCTAACTCGCTACTTATGCAATAGGTCTGGATATCCATGCCGCCGCGCAGCAAGCAAGCCTCAAAGACATGATGTAAGAATGAAGAAGGCCTcaaataaaaaagataatatgGAAAGTAATCTATACATCTCCCCGTACTGCCCTTCCTCGCTGCTAGTACATAACCGTCTGAGTACAAACGACATGTCCCCGACCTACCTGATGTTTCCAAAAATCATCCCAGTTTAGAATCTCATCAGCCTCGTTGTCGTAGTCGTGATCAAAAGGACACCAGAACCGCTTCGTTGTTCGCCATACCACATTACAGGCCGGGCATCTCACAGTATTCACAATATCACCATCCTTCTCCGATTCCGTAACTCCAGTTGCAGCAATATAATGTGCGTGCATCATTGCTCCCCTCAAGTGACCCACCAATTCTTccaattcttcttcttcatcggaAAGTCCAAGAACCGATATTACGGCGTCCCACGCCCTCTCCATCATCAGATCCCAGGTATCTTCCTCCTGCGACCGGTGCGTTTTGTAACACtcgatcatcatcaacgtgTCAAGTACCCTGGCAGATATATCATCCCTCTCTTGTTCTGGGGTCGTGGAGTTATGCAGAAGCTCGGAAATCTTAGGACCGAACTTCTTGGCGGTTTCTGGACAAAAGTGCAAGTGTAGATATTGTGTTTTACCAGAAAGGTCAAAGAAACCCTGACCGTCTTGACACTCCATCGCAAACTGCCAGTCCAGGGGGCCATAGActgttggtggaggtgaTGGCGAACCAACACTGCTCTGACTTCTTTCATCGTGATCTGAATCGTGGTCTGAACACCAAGGTCCAGCGTTACCcgacttaattatattagtttCAGAATTGACTACAGGATATCTCCTATAGGGAAATCCGTGTTCAAGAGGTGATCTTGCGCTTACCACTGATGAACCACGCTCAAAGAAACCACGATCGGCGCGGGGTTGAACCGTGGGCTCATCCGCAACCTCTCCTTCGGCAGATTTCATGACTCGATGGATGCTTTTAGTAAGTCCCTTAGAAGCGACAATAGGATTGGGAAGTGGCACCTTTTCGTGGAATGTTAGCGGTGATGGTGAATAGAACGCAGGATTTGGCTTGAAGTATACCGGCTCGAAGACTTGGCCGTCTTGATCTCTACTGGGGGTTCTGGGCGACGAAGCACTTTGGGCAGCATTCCGAGGCGGAGAATCTTGAGCTGTATCATCATCTGAGTTTCCATCATAAGCGTAATCCTTTGGCAGTCGAGGTCTGCGATTACCCATCGGCCTGAAGGGCAAAGGGTACGAAGATTTAGAAGCTCGTTTCCTAGCGACTGCTTGAGCGTAGGCCTCAACGCCGGCTGGTTTAGCTGTATCAGCTGGAGCATCATCCATAAGTTCGTGACTTGGGGAGTCCTGTGCTGTAGATGGTGTTAAGTGCGATACTCTATATTGAGGACTTCCGTCTGCAGTATCCGCTCGCGTATGGTCTAatacttcttcctcttcgaaAGAAGAATCTGCCCTCTGACTGGGAGCTGACTGACCATGAGTGAAGTGTCGTGAGCTCATTACGGGTGCTGGTGGTGGCGCATAATGCAACGGCATGGGAGCTGGTATTGGAATTCGGTTCGCAGACTCTAGATGTCGGCCATATTCAAAACTTTCCGAAGATCTCATAATGCCCAACACTTGAGGTGGGCCCATGGTATTCATTCGGGGGCTCTGACGGGTACCATAGCCAATACTGCTCAACGAACCAGAAGTTGtactttcatcatcatcggcggcattgagaagctcttcgaTGTCTATCTCGTCAAAGAGAGCCTTGTAGTGATTCATCTTTTGCTCCTCAACGGTCTGCGTAGGTTGATTCTCTGATACAGCTACGAAGCTTGTCCACTTGCTGGTGATGGAATATGTCGTGCCAATGTTCTCTGCGTTTGCTTTTCCGACGTTTGTTTCGGATGTTCCACGCTTCATCTCGTCTTGAAGATCCAGCAGGACTGACTTGGCCACTAATCGATGGATTGTGCCGTTGCTGCCTGATGATATCTCGATGGGCAGTTCGTAAGTTTTCCTTTTTGCCCCGAGAGTTGTTGTGTTTATGGTGACAGTTTTGGGGATGGCTCCCCCATGACGAAGGTCGACCAGGAAGGTAATAGACGCGAAACTGAAAGGATGGAGAGATGAGATCGGAAATGGGGCTTGGATGTAAGGTATATTGCTACCATCGGCAGGATTATCATGCGCAAGGTTGTAATCGACCAAGTTCTTCCTTTCAAAACCACTACCGAGATCAATGTCGCAACTCCAGCTGTTCGGTTCCAGAGCCGACTTCAGCAGACGGTTCAGTCGATCATGCCATCTCGGCGTCTGCGTGGTATGAACTACATCACTGTAGCCGCCACCACACTCCGCAATACTCTCGACCAGGCGATGAGAAACTTCATCTCCAATGCCCAGAGCAAAGAACCGAACTTTATCCCCGAACAGCTGGCGTTTCTTCCAGATGAACTGGATCGAATCTTCGGGTTCCAGCTCACCATctgtgaggatgatgatctgTGTAGATTCTCGCTCTTGAACCCGCCGCTTCACCACTGCTTCCAGCGCCCGAAGGAGATCCGTTCCACCCATAGTAGCCTCAATCTGGGAGACGTAGCGCTTGGCCTCTCTGATGTTGTCTTCAGTGTGGGGCTGGGAGGTTCCCCATAAACCAACGGTTGCTGATCCCCATGAGATAATGTTAAAGATGCAAGTCGACGGTATGCCTGAAAGGGCTAGGAGCATTGCTTCCCGCATAACATCAATCTTTCGTCCTCCCGTACGCCGTCTGCCATAGCCAGGTGAACCGTTTGACCATCCCATAGATCCAGATTGATCAAGAAGAAACAAGATCTCTCCAGTGAAAGATTGGGGAATAATGGCGCTGCGGAAAAGATCGTTAGGTCGGATGTTTACTCTCATAGCAGCGAGGCCCTTGTCATCTGCCGCACAAGCGATGGCTCCTGACTTGATTTGGTGGTCTTCATTCATCTGAATGACAAACACAAAGTCTTTTCTCAGAACGGGGGGCTCTGACTCATGGTGCCAGACATAGTAGGTTCTAGTTGATGCATCCTTTTCCAGCATGTTGGAGTATTCGACAGGCTTGGAGCCCTCAAACTGGAGGAGGTAGCCTGACTCCTCGTCACAACCTTCATGGTTGACTTTTCCATTATCCATGACCTTGATCCATatgtcaagcttctcctctgGTACTCTCGATGCAGGCTCCCACTCGATTGGTGACTTGCTGTATCTCGGAGCGATAGACATCGGAATGGTGAGAGCTATGCCCTCGGTTGCTTCCGTCTCCATCATGACCACCTTCAGCTCTTGGATGTACGTGATATTGATCTCCACCGTGGTATTGGCGGGAATGTTTCCAAGAGACGTCTCAAAGATCTCAGGAGTATGTTCTTCCAGCAGAGCGGGAGCTGCCACTCGGTCGCGGACTGCCTCTTCAAATTCCTTTCGTGCTTGTGCCTTGGGTTTGACTACGCCTCTGACATGGCGCTCATCACCGATTGTGCATTCGAAGGATGTGATGACAGCGCCATCGTATAGAGGGAAAACGTGCTTTGCAGCATCGATCATTTCATCAGAAGGATTGTGGAACTTCTGCACCAGCTCTGTATGAGCGACTGTGCCGTCCACAGTCGCCGTCAAAGAAACACTGAGCATCGGTAGACATAGTGTCACCTCAGGTCTTACTGGAGGCTCGGGATACGGTGGTATTGAGTAGGGTCTGTATTCAGAATTGCGGGTATCCTTGTCCGGCGTGAAAGAGCCGATATCATCATATGGTTCGTCAAAAGGTGTCACCTTCGCTACCCAGTGAGAAAACTGATCCAGGCCACGGTTCTTGACTTTTTTCTTGGGCTTTCTTGATCGGTTCATGGGTGTATCGTCGCCCCAGCCTCCCTCGGGCATGGCTAGCATGTTACCCGGGGCTGAGAATAGGACCCCCGACTTCAGTCGCTGGGTGAAGACGTGGCGGCTAGTCATCTTGAGGTCGAGTAACTGGTTTCTAG
Coding sequences within it:
- a CDS encoding L-fuculose-phosphate aldolase, which encodes MSATTTIQAQSGTLTIAPKSTHGHELKDKTPLQAMSHGDVVLSGIPSHPDFSSQRQWQLEHMAAAFRHWHREGYVEGMSGHISVRDPEFTDAFWTNPLGRHFGLLKVSDMILVNLEGEVIGGNRSRPPNTAGFLIHASIHKARSDVHAICHCHSIHGKAWSVFGKRLEMLTQDACKFRGDAHSVYDSYGGVVLGSEEGDRIAAAMGPKGKGCILRNHGILTVGQTVDEAAWLYTSMENSCRVQLLAEAAAANGMPKVLIEDEEANFNFDVESDPEICYCEFQVYYDLEDEMSNGAFKK
- a CDS encoding hypothetical protein (At least one base has a quality score < 10); this translates as MATKAGPVHSPSKPSPGLDIFKTPENARFYSANMYKSLDASKREIRLIELSTQTGGGILECKLLPATLLTDARKQYLALSYCAGDPIDTRDILVNGVRCNIFANLHHALVLARRYWIRSARQTPLRLWIDQLCINQQDLNERSHQVGFMTDIYQGAERTLACLSASKTSGRGMKWLIDLCDAVPSQEDDEPFDYDREDETDNEYNTNSRDDFGKSKETSNTFKSERVGDDKQQWLRILDYLRDSIHIEKFVNGWIAFYDVLSSPWWNRAWICQEFLVSSQVTFMFGNYFVSWEQCWRTMQSFCGIHRSVLIYRNYFLEREDLSVAVLRIANFAVFSTLFTRETLIVKSIMWGWL